GCGGCGCGCTCATCCCGGCGGGCCTCGGCTCGATCCTCATCCCGCTCATCGAGAAGGGCTTCATCGACTACATCGTCTCGACCGGCGCGAACCTCTACCACGATCTCCACTTCGGCCTGGGGTTCGACCTGTGGCGATCGACGCCGTTTCTCGACGACGTCGAGCTGCACCGCAAGCGCCTCATCCGGATCTACGACATCATCTTCGATCTCGACGTGCTGCTGAAGTCGGACAGCTTCCTCTTCAAGCTCGTCGGCGCCCCCGAGTTCCAGAAGAAGATGGCGACCTCGGAGCTCCATCACCTCATCGGCCGCTACGTCGACGCGATGGAGCGGAAGACCCGCCGCCGCGGGACGACCCTCCTCGGCGCCGCGTACCGGTGCGGCGTCCCGATCTACACCTCGTCGCCCGGCGACAGCACGATCGGGATGAACCTCGCGGCCCGGACCCTCACCGGCAACAGGCTGGAGATCGACGTCGCGCTCGACGTGAACGAGTCGGCGGCGATGGTCTACGAGGCGAAGCGGCGCGGCGAGAGCGCCGTGATGATCCTCGGCGGGGGGAGCCCCAAGAACTTCCTGCTGCAGACCGAGCCGCAGCTCCAGGAGGTGCTCGGGCTCGACGTGACGGGGCACGACTACTTCGTGCAGATCACCGACGCGCGCCCCGACACCGGCGGGCTCTCGGGGGCGACTCCCGGCGAGGCGGTCTCGTGGGGAAAGATCAATCCCGACACGCTGCCGGACTGCGTCGTCTGCTACGCCGACTCGACGATCGCCTTCCCTCTCGTCGCGGCGTACGTGCTGACCCGCTGCCGGACGCGCCCCCTGAAGCGGCTCTACGACAGGAGGGAGAAGCTCCTCGCGCGGATGACGGCCGACTTCCTCCGCGCGCGCGGGAAGGGGAAGAGGAGCGCGCGCGGTACGATTGGAACCGAGGCTAGGGCTTCTTCGTCAGGTCGACCTTCGCCGTCTTCGAGAAGACATCGTCCGGGAGCTCATTGAAAACGGCCAGATCCTTGAAGAGGATCTTCGTCTTGCCGTCGGCCGACACCTTCTCGTTCGAGAGCATCACGTTGCCGTACTTCTGCCAGTTGACCCACTTCCACGTGGTCGGGTCGCCCGTCCCGGGCTTCCCCTGGTCGTCCTGGAGAACGTAGGCCCACTTGTCCATGTGGTGGGTCTGCCGGTTCACGAACGCCCAGTAGCGATCCTTCGGTGTCAGGCCGACGTCGTCGAACGTGAGAAGGACCTTGTCGTACATGGCCGAGCCGTCCTTCACCTCGCCGTCGTACTTGAGGTGGACCCCCGAGTCCTTCATCTTATAGGGCATGAGCAGCCAGTAGGTGTCGTTGATCCACATCTCGTACGCGTTCTCGAGGTAGTTCTTCGCGTCGTTCTCGAAGAGAGCCTGGTCGCCGACCGAGCAGACCCCCTCCTTCGAGTCGAGGTACTCGACGCAGACGATGCTCTTCCCGTCCTTGGACGTCCATTCGACGTGGATTCGGTTCCTGACCCTGTCCCAGAAGTGGGTCCGGGAAGCCCTGAGCGCTCCGTCCTTCTCGACCGCGAAGGTGAACCTCAGGTACCTGGCCGACGCCCATCCCTCATCGCCGCCCCCTGACTTCATCACGGCGTCGGCGACCGCCACGGCCTTCGGATCCCTGTCCTGCGCGTGCGCGGGCAGGGGCGCGAGGGCGAGAACGCCGAGCGCCACAACCCGTGCGACGTACTTCAACGAGCGTATGGTCATGACACTCCCCGTCGAGCGGCTACCGCGCCGCCTCTTCGATGACTTCCGTCTGCTGGATGTCGATCCGCCGCTCGGCGAGCGCCCTCAGGAACGGCGCCGGCGGGATCGCCGTCTCGAGGGGAAGCGCCCCTCGTCCCGTCACGTCTCCGCGGGCGATCATCTGCGCCACGACGGAGACGGGATACGCCGTCGTCCGCATCATGGCGGTGATCCCGTGGATCTCGTCCATGGAATCGATCAGCTCGTACGCGCGCGTCACCCGCTTGCCCCCCCGCGTCCCCTTCACCGTCACGCGCAGCACGACGAGGTCCGTGTCCCCCGGGAAGTCGAGGGCGCGCGTGAGGGCCGCCGCCGTCGCCTCGCGCGGGCGGATGCGCACTTTGCCGCCGTCCTCCGCCGGGACCTCGACGGGATCGAGCGAGAAGAGACCGCAGGCCGCCATCGAGCGGATCATTTCGGCGTGGCCCGGGTAGCGCACCGTCTTGTACGTGAGCTCCCGGAGCTTCCCCTCGAACGTCCACGGCAGCGTCGAAGTGCCCCCGGCCGTGACGAACGCCTCGCACCGACCGATCGGCCCCGGGAAGTCGATCGTCTCGAGCTCCGACAGCGCGGCCACCGCCGTCCGGCGGCCCTCTCGAAGGTAGGTTGCCTCGCCCACGTATTCGTTGATGAGTCCGTACGCGGAGAAGACCAGCTTGTAATTGAGGGGAGGCCTCGGCTGCTTCGGCAACCCGCCGACCCGGATGTGGGCCTCCGTCGCGCGATCGAGCGAGGCGATGCCGTCGGCGACGAGGATGTTCCCGAGGCCCGGTGCGAGCCCGCAGTCGGGGATGAGGCTGACGCCGGCGGCGAGCGCCTCCGCGTGGAGCGAGAGCTCCTCGCGGACCACATCGGTGTTCCCCCCCATGTCGCAGAAGGAGGCCCCGGCCCGCAGCGCGGTCCTCGCGAGACCGACGTTCAGGAAATAGGGGACGGCGCTGACCGCGACGTCGAAGCCGTGGAGAGCGCGCGCCATCGCGTCGCCGTCGGCGACGTCGACCAGGATGGACGTGATGGCGGGGGATTTCCCCGCCTCGCGCGCGCCGGCCTCGACGCGGCGGCGCGTCGCGTCGAGCCGATCCTCCTGCTGATCGAGGAGCCGGACCTCGCCGACCCCCGCCGACCTCGCCAGATCGAACGCGCAGGCCGATCCCTGCATTCCCGCGCCGATCACGGCGATTTTCATGCGCGTCCCACCCCGAAGTTCATGAAGGCGGGCACTTTAAACCAATGACCCGGAGGAACTCAAGGCCGGCCGCCGGCGCGGTCCGGTTCGACCCTCCGGTTTGTGCCCGGTTTGGAGTCGCCCTATAATACGCCGACTTTCACACCCCCGGATACGCAGCCTTCCTGATCCTTCCCGGCTGTCGATCCACGACCACCGGGACCCGTGGAGGAATTCCGCGTTCATGGCCAAGAGTTCGCCCGATTCCACCGCACACCGCGAGGAACACCTGCTGTCGTCCTATCAGTCGGTGCAGGCGCAGTTCAACAGCGCCGCCGAGGCGATGGGCCTCGAGTCGGGCATCCGGGCCATCCTCCAGGAGCCGGCCAACGAGATCGTCGTCAACTTTCCCGTCGTGCTCGACTCGGGAGACACCCGGCTCTTTGCGGGATATCGCGTCCAGCACAACAACGTCCTCGGCCCGTACAAGGGCGGCATCCGCTTCCATCCGAGCGTGAGCCTCGACGAGATCAAGGCCCTCGCGGCGCTGATGACCTGGAAGTGCGCCGTCGTCAACATTCCGTTCGGCGGCGCGAAGGGGGGCGTCAGCATGGACCCGCGCGAGTTCACGCGCGGTGAGCTCGAGAGGATCACGCGCCGCTTCACGTATTCTCTCCAGAACTTCATCGGCCCCGAGCGCGACATCCCGGCTCCCGACGTCAACACGAACTCCCAGACGATGTCGTGGATGATGGACACGTACATCATGGGATGCGACGTGAAGGATCGCGGGGCGATGAAGCACGTGGTGACGGGAAAGCCAATCGAGATCGGCGGGAGCCACGGTCGCGACACCGCCGTCGGCCAGAGCATCGTCTACGCCCTCGAGGAGTACCTCAAGACCGCCGAGTGGAAGCAGGGGCTCGACGCCTCCACCGTGACCATCCAGGGGTACGGCAACGTCGGATCCGCGGCCGGCGTGCTGCTCCAGGAGAAGGGAGCGAAGCTCCTCGCGGTCAGCGACCACAGCGGCAGCGTCCACAACGAGTCGGGGATCGACGCCGTGGATCTGCGCGACTACGTGAGGGCGCGCGGCGGCATCGCCGGGTACAAGAAGGCCCAGCCCATCACCCGCGAGGAGTTCTGGCGCGTGAAGGCCGACATCGTGATCCCGGCCGCCCTCGAGAACCAGATCACCATGGAGAACGCCGACGCCATCCAGGCGCAGGTAATCGTCGAAGGGGCGAACAACCCCGTCTCCCCTTCCGCCGAGGCGCGGCTTCGCGAGCGCGGCATCCCGATCATCCCCGACATCCTCGCGAACGCCGGGGGGGTGACGGTCTCCTACTTCGAGTGGGTGCAGAACAAGAACTCGCAGATCTGGCGGCTGGCGAAGGTGCTCAAGGAGCTCGAGTTCCACATCAAGACAAATCTCAGGCACATCCTCAAGAAGGCCTCGAAGCAGAAGATGGACATGCGGACCGCCGCCTACACCCTGGCCCTCGAGCGCATCGCCGCGGTCTACCGCCTGCGCGGCATCTTCCCCTGAAGGCCGCTAGGTTCCCGACGCGTCGAAGAACGCGCGGAGCTTCCGGCTCCGCGAAGGATGGCGGAGCTTGCGAAGGGCCTTCGATTCGATCTGCCGGATCCTCTCGCGCGTGACGCCGAAGGCCAGGCCCACCTCCTCGAGCGTCATCTCGACGCCGTCCTCGAGGCCGAAGCGCATCGCGATCACCTTGTCCTCGCGGGGGGAGAGCCCCTTCAGCAGCTCGTACGTCTTGTCGCGGAGGTTCGACATGACGAGCGCCGCCTCGGGCGACGGCACGGCGCGGTCCTCGATGAACTCGCCGAGATGCGAGCCCTCCTCCTCGCCGATCGGCGTCTCGAGCGAGATCGGCTCCGCCGCGACCTTCAGCACGCGCTGAATCTTCGCCGCCGAGATCTCCATCTTCACGGCGATCTCCTCGGGAGTCGGCTCCCGCCCGAGCTCCTGGACGAGGCTGCGCGCGGTCTTCACGAGCTTGTT
The sequence above is a segment of the Acidobacteriota bacterium genome. Coding sequences within it:
- a CDS encoding deoxyhypusine synthase, which produces MKHHAKGKIEIRPLQPRAGVADLIDDHFNAYNAARVQEICHLMHLKVMKPRVTVGLSLSGALIPAGLGSILIPLIEKGFIDYIVSTGANLYHDLHFGLGFDLWRSTPFLDDVELHRKRLIRIYDIIFDLDVLLKSDSFLFKLVGAPEFQKKMATSELHHLIGRYVDAMERKTRRRGTTLLGAAYRCGVPIYTSSPGDSTIGMNLAARTLTGNRLEIDVALDVNESAAMVYEAKRRGESAVMILGGGSPKNFLLQTEPQLQEVLGLDVTGHDYFVQITDARPDTGGLSGATPGEAVSWGKINPDTLPDCVVCYADSTIAFPLVAAYVLTRCRTRPLKRLYDRREKLLARMTADFLRARGKGKRSARGTIGTEARASSSGRPSPSSRRHRPGAH
- a CDS encoding Glu/Leu/Phe/Val dehydrogenase gives rise to the protein MAKSSPDSTAHREEHLLSSYQSVQAQFNSAAEAMGLESGIRAILQEPANEIVVNFPVVLDSGDTRLFAGYRVQHNNVLGPYKGGIRFHPSVSLDEIKALAALMTWKCAVVNIPFGGAKGGVSMDPREFTRGELERITRRFTYSLQNFIGPERDIPAPDVNTNSQTMSWMMDTYIMGCDVKDRGAMKHVVTGKPIEIGGSHGRDTAVGQSIVYALEEYLKTAEWKQGLDASTVTIQGYGNVGSAAGVLLQEKGAKLLAVSDHSGSVHNESGIDAVDLRDYVRARGGIAGYKKAQPITREEFWRVKADIVIPAALENQITMENADAIQAQVIVEGANNPVSPSAEARLRERGIPIIPDILANAGGVTVSYFEWVQNKNSQIWRLAKVLKELEFHIKTNLRHILKKASKQKMDMRTAAYTLALERIAAVYRLRGIFP
- a CDS encoding saccharopine dehydrogenase NADP-binding domain-containing protein, which encodes MKIAVIGAGMQGSACAFDLARSAGVGEVRLLDQQEDRLDATRRRVEAGAREAGKSPAITSILVDVADGDAMARALHGFDVAVSAVPYFLNVGLARTALRAGASFCDMGGNTDVVREELSLHAEALAAGVSLIPDCGLAPGLGNILVADGIASLDRATEAHIRVGGLPKQPRPPLNYKLVFSAYGLINEYVGEATYLREGRRTAVAALSELETIDFPGPIGRCEAFVTAGGTSTLPWTFEGKLRELTYKTVRYPGHAEMIRSMAACGLFSLDPVEVPAEDGGKVRIRPREATAAALTRALDFPGDTDLVVLRVTVKGTRGGKRVTRAYELIDSMDEIHGITAMMRTTAYPVSVVAQMIARGDVTGRGALPLETAIPPAPFLRALAERRIDIQQTEVIEEAAR